The Streptomyces sp. P9-A4 genome contains a region encoding:
- a CDS encoding MarR family winged helix-turn-helix transcriptional regulator: MPDLSHGTADDVAAVNALRSSVMRLGRRLKHQRVDESLSPTEMSVLGTLALCGSATPGELARKEHVQPPSMTRIVALLEAKGLVRLEPHPDDRRQKVVSQTEQAEAMLEESRRKRNAWLASLAEGLDEDEWAKLRAAAPVLEKLAHL, translated from the coding sequence ATGCCTGACCTGTCCCACGGCACCGCCGACGACGTCGCGGCCGTGAACGCGCTCCGCTCCTCCGTCATGCGACTGGGCCGACGCCTCAAGCACCAGCGCGTCGACGAGTCGCTGAGCCCCACCGAGATGTCGGTGCTCGGCACTCTCGCGCTCTGCGGCTCCGCCACCCCCGGCGAGCTGGCCCGCAAGGAGCACGTCCAGCCTCCGTCGATGACCCGCATCGTCGCGCTGCTCGAAGCCAAGGGACTGGTCCGGCTGGAGCCGCACCCCGACGACCGCCGGCAGAAGGTGGTCAGCCAGACCGAGCAGGCCGAAGCCATGCTCGAAGAGTCCCGCCGCAAGCGGAACGCCTGGCTGGCCTCCCTCGCCGAGGGCCTGGACGAGGACGAATGGGCCAAGCTGCGCGCGGCCGCCCCGGTCCTGGAGAAGCTCGCCCATCTGTAA
- a CDS encoding MFS transporter has protein sequence MSTGPGADSAPVHQPTLKTRGRGETFSSLRIRNYRLFFTGAIVSNTGTWMARITQDWLVLSLTGSAAAVGITTALQFLPMLLFGLYGGVIADRYPKRRLLLVSQAALGVCGIALAVLTLSGSIQVWHVYLIAFLLGMVTVVDNPARQAYVAEMVGPDQLRNAVSLNSANFQSARLIGPAVAGGLIAGVGSGWAFLLNGLSFLAPLVSLLLMRTSELHKVERAPRGKGQLREGLRYVAGRPDLIWPIVLVGFIGTFGFNFPIWLTAFSGDVFHVGAGAYGFLNTLMAAGSLVGALAAARRGSTRLRMLVIAAGVFGVLEIAAALSPTFWLFALLLVPIGMIGLTVNITANSAVQMATDPAMRGRVMSLYMMVFAGGTPIGAPLLGWVTDTYGARVGFAAGGVISLAAAVVVGLVLARVGDLKVAWAWRHGHPQVRFVARERLATAA, from the coding sequence TTGAGTACGGGACCCGGAGCAGACTCCGCACCCGTCCATCAACCCACCCTCAAGACCCGTGGGCGGGGGGAAACCTTCTCCTCGCTCAGGATTCGTAACTACCGGCTGTTCTTCACCGGTGCCATCGTCTCCAACACCGGCACCTGGATGGCCCGCATCACCCAGGACTGGCTGGTCCTGAGCCTCACCGGCTCGGCCGCCGCCGTCGGCATCACGACAGCCCTGCAGTTCCTGCCGATGCTGCTCTTCGGCCTCTACGGCGGTGTCATCGCCGACCGCTACCCGAAGCGGCGCCTGCTGCTCGTCAGCCAGGCCGCCCTCGGCGTCTGCGGCATCGCACTCGCCGTCCTCACCCTCTCCGGCAGCATCCAGGTCTGGCACGTCTACCTGATCGCCTTCCTGCTCGGCATGGTCACGGTCGTCGACAACCCGGCCCGGCAGGCGTACGTCGCCGAGATGGTCGGCCCCGACCAGCTGCGCAACGCCGTCTCCCTGAACTCGGCGAACTTCCAGTCCGCGCGGCTCATCGGCCCCGCCGTCGCCGGTGGCCTCATCGCCGGGGTCGGCAGCGGCTGGGCCTTCCTCCTCAACGGCCTGTCCTTCCTCGCCCCCCTCGTGAGCCTCCTGCTCATGCGGACCAGCGAACTCCACAAGGTGGAGCGCGCCCCGCGCGGCAAGGGCCAGCTCCGGGAGGGGCTGCGGTACGTGGCCGGGCGGCCGGACCTGATCTGGCCGATCGTCCTCGTCGGCTTCATCGGCACCTTCGGTTTCAACTTCCCGATCTGGCTCACCGCCTTCTCCGGCGACGTCTTCCACGTCGGCGCCGGCGCGTACGGCTTCCTCAACACCCTGATGGCGGCCGGCTCCCTCGTCGGCGCCCTCGCGGCGGCCCGGCGCGGCTCCACCCGGCTGCGGATGCTGGTGATCGCGGCGGGAGTCTTCGGCGTCCTGGAGATCGCGGCGGCCCTGTCGCCGACGTTCTGGCTGTTCGCGCTGCTGCTCGTACCGATCGGCATGATCGGCCTCACGGTCAACATCACCGCGAACTCGGCCGTCCAGATGGCGACCGACCCCGCCATGCGGGGCCGGGTCATGAGCCTCTACATGATGGTCTTCGCCGGTGGCACGCCGATCGGCGCGCCGCTCCTCGGCTGGGTCACCGACACCTACGGCGCCCGCGTCGGCTTCGCCGCGGGCGGCGTGATCTCGCTCGCGGCGGCGGTGGTCGTGGGCCTGGTCCTGGCCCGGGTCGGCGACCTCAAGGTCGCGTGGGCCTGGCGGCACGGACACCCGCAGGTCCGGTTCGTGGCACGCGAGCGACTCGCCACGGCCGCGTAG
- a CDS encoding GNAT family N-acetyltransferase, which yields MKIRKGGAEDLPAILAILDSAVVWLNGEGITAQWGTESFSGRPKAVEQVERTMSEGDPWIVEIDGVPAGTMTLTPHPGQYIEPAGEPEVYVRLLATDGRFHGRRVGAALLEHAEAETRRQGVSLLRVDCFAGSEGRLIAYYERQGFTRTEEFVVGEWPGQVLERRF from the coding sequence ATGAAGATCCGGAAGGGCGGGGCGGAGGACCTCCCCGCGATACTCGCGATACTCGACAGCGCCGTGGTGTGGCTCAACGGCGAGGGGATCACCGCCCAGTGGGGCACGGAGTCGTTCTCCGGGCGGCCGAAGGCGGTGGAGCAGGTCGAGCGGACGATGTCCGAGGGCGACCCGTGGATCGTCGAGATCGACGGCGTCCCCGCCGGCACGATGACGCTGACGCCGCACCCCGGCCAGTACATCGAGCCCGCCGGAGAGCCCGAGGTGTACGTCCGTCTCCTGGCGACCGACGGGCGCTTCCACGGCCGGAGGGTCGGCGCGGCGCTCCTGGAGCACGCGGAGGCGGAGACCCGCCGCCAGGGGGTGTCGCTGCTGCGGGTGGACTGCTTCGCGGGCAGCGAGGGCCGCCTCATCGCGTACTACGAGCGCCAGGGCTTCACCCGTACCGAGGAGTTCGTGGTGGGCGAGTGGCCGGGACAGGTGCTGGAACGGCGGTTCTGA
- the thpR gene encoding RNA 2',3'-cyclic phosphodiesterase: MRLFAAVLPPPEGLTELGHVVDRLHRLPGADGLRWTSRPGWHLTLAFMGEVDEELLPELRVRLARAAHRTPPFPLRLHGGGHFGRRALWTGVAGDLDELRLLAERADAAARRSGVPMEEHRRYQAHLTLGRARGEGVNLHPFLDGLDGFEGIRWQAEELALVRSSLPVSGLRGEQPRYETVGAWPLEGSGAQSG, translated from the coding sequence ATGAGGCTCTTCGCCGCCGTCCTGCCGCCCCCGGAGGGGCTGACCGAGCTCGGACACGTCGTCGACCGGCTGCACCGGCTGCCCGGCGCGGACGGGCTCCGCTGGACCTCGCGGCCCGGCTGGCACCTCACGCTCGCCTTCATGGGGGAGGTCGACGAGGAACTGCTGCCCGAGCTGCGCGTACGGCTCGCGAGGGCCGCGCACCGCACCCCGCCGTTCCCGCTGCGGCTCCACGGGGGCGGTCACTTCGGGCGGCGCGCCCTGTGGACCGGGGTCGCGGGGGACCTGGACGAGCTGCGGCTGCTGGCCGAGCGCGCCGACGCCGCCGCGCGCAGGTCCGGGGTGCCGATGGAGGAGCACCGCCGCTACCAGGCGCATCTGACACTCGGCCGCGCCCGCGGGGAGGGGGTGAACCTGCACCCGTTCCTCGACGGTCTCGACGGCTTCGAGGGGATCCGGTGGCAGGCCGAGGAGCTGGCGCTCGTCCGGTCGAGCCTGCCGGTGAGCGGGTTGCGGGGCGAGCAGCCCCGTTACGAGACGGTCGGAGCCTGGCCCCTTGAGGGGTCCGGGGCACAGTCGGGTTAA
- a CDS encoding aldo/keto reductase, producing MEYTQLGRTGLKVSRLVLGTMNFGPQTDEPTSHAIMDAALDAGLNFFDTANVYGWGENKGRTEEIVGSWFAKGDGRRDRTVLATKVYGNMGAEGEAWPNHDKLSALNIRRAVEGSLKRLGTDYIDVYQFHHIDRATPFEEIWQAVDVLIQQGKVLYAGSSNFPGYKIAQANEAAARRGSVGLVSEQCLYNLFERRAEMEVIPAAQEYGLGVIPWSPLHGGLLGGVLKKEVEGKRRTEGRAGATLADPASRAKLQSYEDLLDKHGLAPGETALAWLLTRPGVTGPIVGPRTPEQLSGALRALEVELTEELLTALDEIFPGPGPSPEAFAW from the coding sequence ATGGAGTACACGCAGCTCGGACGCACCGGACTCAAGGTCAGCCGCCTCGTCCTCGGCACGATGAACTTCGGACCTCAGACCGACGAACCCACCAGCCACGCGATCATGGACGCGGCGCTGGACGCCGGACTCAACTTCTTCGACACCGCCAACGTGTACGGCTGGGGCGAGAACAAGGGCCGGACCGAGGAGATCGTCGGTTCCTGGTTCGCGAAGGGTGACGGCCGCCGCGACCGGACCGTCCTCGCCACCAAGGTCTACGGGAACATGGGCGCCGAAGGCGAGGCCTGGCCCAACCACGACAAGCTCTCGGCGCTGAACATCCGCAGGGCCGTCGAGGGCAGCCTCAAGCGCCTCGGCACCGACTACATCGACGTCTACCAGTTCCACCACATCGACCGCGCGACTCCCTTCGAGGAGATCTGGCAGGCGGTCGACGTCCTCATCCAGCAGGGCAAGGTGCTCTACGCGGGCTCCTCGAACTTCCCCGGCTACAAGATCGCCCAGGCCAACGAGGCCGCCGCCCGGCGCGGCTCGGTCGGTCTCGTCAGCGAGCAGTGCCTCTACAACCTCTTCGAGCGGCGCGCCGAGATGGAGGTCATCCCGGCCGCGCAGGAGTACGGCCTCGGCGTCATCCCCTGGTCGCCGCTGCACGGCGGCCTCCTCGGCGGGGTCCTGAAGAAGGAGGTCGAGGGCAAGCGCCGTACGGAGGGACGCGCGGGGGCCACCCTCGCCGACCCGGCCTCCCGGGCGAAGCTCCAGTCCTACGAGGACCTGCTCGACAAGCACGGCCTCGCGCCCGGCGAGACGGCCCTCGCCTGGCTGCTCACCCGGCCGGGTGTGACGGGCCCGATCGTCGGCCCGCGCACCCCCGAGCAGCTCTCCGGCGCGCTGCGCGCCCTGGAGGTGGAGCTGACGGAGGAGCTGCTGACGGCGCTGGACGAGATCTTCCCGGGCCCGGGACCGTCCCCGGAGGCTTTCGCCTGGTGA
- a CDS encoding MarR family winged helix-turn-helix transcriptional regulator — translation MVDHVAGENVNQVVDTGKGVPGNDAPGYELPLLLFGGFRTLIDRLHARLATEGHPDMRPAHGFAMQAVGVRGATASEIGRSLGVSKQAAGKTVDRLLALGYADRADDPTDARRKLVRLTPRGFEALARSAAIFDELRAEWVATLGADRVRNMEGALRQVVPAETAFRLDAPSWLGAP, via the coding sequence ATGGTTGACCATGTCGCTGGAGAAAACGTAAACCAGGTTGTCGATACTGGCAAGGGGGTACCTGGGAACGACGCTCCCGGGTACGAACTGCCCCTGCTCCTCTTCGGCGGCTTCCGCACCCTCATCGACCGGCTGCACGCCCGCCTCGCCACGGAGGGGCACCCCGACATGCGCCCCGCGCACGGCTTCGCCATGCAGGCCGTCGGCGTCCGGGGCGCCACCGCCAGCGAGATCGGCCGCAGCCTCGGCGTCTCCAAGCAGGCCGCCGGCAAGACCGTCGACCGGCTGCTCGCGCTCGGTTACGCCGACCGCGCCGACGACCCCACCGACGCCCGCCGCAAGCTCGTCCGCCTCACCCCGCGCGGCTTCGAGGCCCTGGCCCGCTCGGCGGCGATCTTCGACGAGCTGCGGGCGGAGTGGGTCGCGACCCTGGGCGCGGACCGCGTCCGGAACATGGAGGGGGCGCTGCGGCAGGTCGTACCGGCGGAGACGGCGTTCCGCCTGGACGCCCCGAGCTGGCTCGGGGCGCCCTGA
- a CDS encoding carboxymuconolactone decarboxylase family protein: protein MSARTAAAVALLKESPETLDGFLKLSAIFESTTLDPHSRETVVLTVAERNQCHLCVDMHEAKMAALGPVPDAERLAAVRTFTLRVLASSGAVTDEDLAAFSKAGYTRRNALEVVLGIGAYTLSTFANRLTRAA from the coding sequence ATGTCCGCCCGTACCGCCGCCGCCGTCGCCCTCCTCAAGGAGTCCCCGGAGACCCTCGACGGCTTCCTCAAGCTCAGCGCGATCTTCGAGTCCACCACCCTCGACCCGCACTCCCGCGAGACCGTCGTCCTGACCGTCGCCGAACGCAATCAGTGCCACCTCTGCGTCGACATGCACGAGGCCAAGATGGCCGCCCTCGGCCCCGTCCCCGACGCCGAACGCCTCGCCGCCGTCCGGACGTTCACCCTCCGGGTCCTCGCCTCCTCCGGTGCGGTGACCGACGAGGACCTCGCCGCCTTCTCGAAGGCCGGCTACACCCGCCGCAACGCCCTGGAGGTCGTCCTCGGCATCGGTGCGTACACCCTGTCCACCTTCGCGAACCGCCTCACCCGCGCGGCCTGA
- a CDS encoding GDSL-type esterase/lipase family protein — protein sequence MRFLFVGDSMTIGRAGDWTWRYRMWRHLESVLPGGYEIVGPRTGLYDPAADAPASAAYADPAFPEPARRHLAGWGEGWLHMAPVIGGTVTATGADVLLVSLGLIDLGFYTNSDQTEANVRAFVAAARAANPHVRAVLLPVIPNVRAGYDAPFAAECTRFNELLAKAVADLDTAASPLLLATVPESYDLGADTYDGTHPGPTGEHKLAAAFADAMHQAWGLGGPYSP from the coding sequence ATGCGTTTTCTGTTCGTCGGCGACAGCATGACCATCGGACGCGCCGGCGACTGGACCTGGCGCTACCGCATGTGGCGGCACCTGGAGTCCGTACTCCCCGGCGGGTACGAGATCGTCGGCCCGCGCACCGGGCTGTACGACCCCGCCGCCGACGCCCCGGCCTCCGCGGCGTACGCCGACCCGGCCTTCCCCGAGCCCGCCCGCAGGCATCTGGCCGGCTGGGGCGAGGGCTGGCTGCACATGGCGCCGGTGATCGGCGGGACCGTCACGGCGACCGGGGCCGATGTCCTGCTGGTCTCGCTCGGTCTGATCGACCTCGGTTTCTACACCAACAGTGATCAGACCGAGGCGAACGTCCGGGCCTTCGTCGCGGCGGCCCGCGCCGCGAACCCGCACGTCAGGGCCGTCCTCCTGCCCGTCATACCCAATGTCCGCGCCGGCTACGACGCCCCCTTCGCGGCCGAGTGCACCCGCTTCAACGAGCTGCTCGCGAAGGCGGTCGCCGACCTGGACACGGCCGCCTCGCCGCTGCTGCTCGCGACGGTCCCGGAGTCGTACGACCTCGGAGCCGACACATACGACGGCACCCACCCGGGCCCCACCGGGGAACACAAGCTGGCGGCGGCCTTCGCCGACGCGATGCACCAGGCGTGGGGGCTGGGCGGCCCGTACTCCCCCTGA